The Candidatus Poribacteria bacterium genome includes a region encoding these proteins:
- the bioD gene encoding dethiobiotin synthase codes for MTSHSTPTGIFITGTDTEIGKTVVAGGLAAALKAAGVNVGVMKPIASGGVEHKGQIVSEDALFLKHAAQVDDALDLVNPICLHHPLAPSVAAEIEGVSIDLRQVDEAFAQLRQRHEFMVVEGVGGIAVPICEEMLVTDMAQRFRLPLLIVARPNLGTINHTVLTVEFARSHNLKICGIVLNASQAGSRGLAEDTNPKELARLTHLPILGTVPFDKELQGNTPDPDFLSQFIGDHVDWTGLVGASG; via the coding sequence ATGACTTCCCATTCTACACCCACAGGTATCTTCATCACAGGCACAGACACGGAAATTGGAAAAACTGTCGTTGCCGGAGGATTGGCGGCTGCGCTCAAAGCTGCTGGCGTCAATGTCGGTGTCATGAAGCCAATTGCGAGTGGTGGCGTTGAACACAAAGGACAGATTGTCTCAGAAGATGCGCTTTTCCTCAAGCACGCCGCACAGGTGGACGACGCGCTGGATCTGGTCAATCCAATCTGTCTCCACCACCCACTTGCTCCATCTGTGGCTGCAGAAATCGAAGGGGTGTCGATCGATCTCCGACAAGTGGACGAGGCTTTCGCTCAACTCCGTCAGAGACATGAGTTCATGGTTGTGGAGGGAGTCGGCGGGATTGCGGTGCCAATTTGCGAGGAGATGCTCGTCACGGATATGGCGCAGCGCTTCCGACTGCCGCTGCTTATCGTCGCCCGCCCCAACCTGGGGACGATTAACCACACCGTGTTGACGGTCGAATTCGCCAGATCTCATAACCTTAAAATTTGTGGAATTGTGCTGAATGCCTCGCAAGCGGGATCCAGGGGACTCGCTGAGGACACTAATCCGAAGGAGCTTGCGCGGCTCACCCATCTGCCGATTTTGGGGACTGTGCCCTTCGACAAAGAGCTACAAGGCAACACACCCGATCCGGACTTTTTAAGCCAGTTTATAGGCGATCATGTTGATTGGACAGGGTTAGTAGGAGCAAGTGGTTAG
- a CDS encoding VOC family protein, whose product EEAIPFYETVMGFKTISRSDTPCKSAVLARDDIQIGLAENGGDPTQDGCFFEVNDIEATFDELKANGLERDDAEYREDTYGENSFRVFFIIAPDKLCYCIGQRL is encoded by the coding sequence GGAGGAGGCAATCCCTTTTTATGAAACAGTGATGGGATTTAAAACAATCTCCAGAAGTGATACGCCTTGCAAGTCAGCCGTTCTCGCAAGAGACGACATCCAGATTGGGTTAGCAGAGAACGGTGGAGATCCAACACAAGACGGGTGTTTCTTTGAAGTCAATGACATTGAGGCGACCTTCGATGAGTTGAAAGCCAACGGATTGGAAAGAGATGACGCCGAATACCGGGAGGACACATACGGCGAGAACTCCTTCCGCGTGTTCTTCATAATAGCACCGGACAAACTTTGCTACTGTATCGGTCAGCGGCTATGA